One Massilia sp. 9096 genomic window carries:
- a CDS encoding N-acetylmuramidase domain-containing protein has protein sequence MTLDTVAVSTPERSAAVTSAWPPGELPVLQCDDRLDRSAVLLLQEKLVRLKRLANTGGEFDQATESAVEIFQRDNGLVVDGIVGAKTWTQLDAALTGNAVQANHRWLSDADLESGAKLLEIEVPLLKAVYKVESAGHGFTGDYPKILFEGHVFWKRLQARGINPEKFLAGNADILYPAWTKAYYGNAAHERERLRRAKIIDRSAALESASWAYSRSWDITGTPWMASRKRMNVNI, from the coding sequence GTGACACTCGACACGGTCGCCGTTTCGACGCCGGAACGTTCTGCCGCCGTGACATCAGCTTGGCCCCCTGGCGAATTACCGGTCTTGCAGTGCGACGACCGCCTTGATCGCAGCGCGGTCCTGCTCCTGCAGGAAAAGCTGGTGCGGTTAAAGCGCCTGGCCAACACTGGCGGAGAGTTCGACCAGGCAACGGAGTCGGCAGTAGAAATTTTTCAACGCGACAACGGCTTGGTCGTGGATGGCATCGTCGGGGCAAAGACCTGGACTCAGCTTGACGCCGCATTGACCGGGAACGCAGTCCAGGCCAATCACCGCTGGTTGAGCGATGCGGATCTGGAAAGCGGCGCGAAACTTCTTGAAATCGAAGTCCCGCTATTAAAAGCCGTCTACAAGGTCGAATCAGCCGGACACGGCTTTACTGGCGATTACCCGAAGATACTGTTTGAAGGTCATGTTTTCTGGAAGCGCCTGCAGGCGCGCGGAATCAATCCGGAAAAGTTTTTAGCGGGCAACGCCGATATTCTTTATCCAGCCTGGACCAAGGCCTATTACGGCAATGCTGCCCATGAGCGCGAACGGTTGCGACGCGCGAAAATCATCGATCGGTCCGCTGCCTTGGAGTCGGCGTCCTGGGCTTATTCCAGATCATGGGATATCACTGGAACACCCTGGATGGCAAGTAGAAAGCGCATGAACGTGAACATTTGA
- a CDS encoding diguanylate cyclase domain-containing protein, translated as MPSRQDILNAKILVVDDSPDNIELMEEILREEGYTDVSSTMLPEQVCPLHREHNYDLILLDLQMPGLNGFQVMKGLKEIEQGGYLPVLALTAQPSFKIAALEAGARDFISKPFDLLEVHKRIHNMLEVRLLYKELAQYSRAQQELALHDALTGLPNRRLLEDRIETALQHANRNHHKAAVMYLDLDGFKAINDTYGHAYGDEILKMVSQRLLSNSRKEDTVARLGGDEFIVLLGDVHSLPDAQGPAAKLVEALSEPFFVNDLTLQLSTSIGISLYPDDAESVADLISIADYALYEAKRSGKNRYCANGSAARQAALAVKPPMPTPSSTPPAELAQHR; from the coding sequence ATGCCTAGCCGACAAGACATCCTGAACGCGAAGATCCTGGTAGTGGACGATTCGCCCGACAATATCGAATTGATGGAAGAGATATTGCGCGAAGAAGGCTACACCGACGTCAGTTCGACGATGCTTCCAGAACAAGTCTGCCCGCTGCATCGCGAACACAACTACGACCTCATCCTGCTCGACCTGCAGATGCCCGGCTTGAACGGGTTCCAGGTGATGAAGGGATTGAAGGAAATCGAGCAAGGCGGTTATCTGCCGGTACTGGCCCTGACGGCCCAGCCGAGCTTCAAGATCGCCGCGCTCGAAGCCGGCGCACGCGATTTCATCAGCAAGCCCTTCGACCTGCTGGAAGTGCACAAGCGCATCCACAACATGCTCGAAGTGCGCCTGCTGTACAAGGAACTGGCCCAGTACAGCCGCGCCCAGCAGGAGCTGGCGCTGCACGACGCCCTCACCGGCCTGCCCAACCGGCGGCTGCTGGAAGACCGCATCGAGACCGCGCTGCAGCACGCCAACCGCAACCACCACAAGGCTGCGGTCATGTATCTCGACCTGGACGGCTTCAAGGCGATCAACGACACCTACGGCCATGCCTACGGCGACGAGATCCTCAAGATGGTGTCGCAGCGCCTGCTGTCGAACTCGCGCAAGGAAGACACGGTAGCGCGCCTGGGCGGCGACGAATTCATCGTGCTGCTGGGCGACGTGCACAGCCTGCCCGACGCGCAAGGGCCGGCGGCAAAGCTGGTCGAGGCGCTGTCCGAGCCCTTCTTCGTCAACGACCTGACGCTGCAGCTGTCGACCAGTATCGGCATCAGCCTGTATCCCGACGACGCCGAAAGCGTGGCCGACCTGATCAGCATCGCCGACTACGCGCTGTACGAAGCCAAGCGCTCCGGCAAGAACCGCTACTGCGCCAACGGCAGCGCCGCGCGCCAGGCCGCCCTTGCGGTCAAGCCGCCGATGCCGACGCCCAGCAGCACGCCGCCGGCGGAACTGGCGCAGCATCGCTGA
- a CDS encoding ATP-binding protein, with the protein MSEEYGQPRPAAGVSGADAASELNAARAALAQATARMENMLESLSDGFCALDHAWRITYINGRALEMLAPLHKTRADLIGCDLWQAVPQLRGTPMEASFRRAMDSGDAAQQEFFYAALERWFEARVHPTPDGLTLYVQDISRSKADQQALVQGNDRLQVALAAGRLGDWRWDAASDSVVLGRRAAEMFGLAAETPLPWADLRARLDPAERESVRRAVLQAFADQSDLELECRIPNDGRDARWIALVGRADYADQARRDAVLGMTGVAQDISPRKSAEDTLRQSEEVLRALANTIPQLAWMAQADGAIVWFNERWFEYTGTTPDQVVGAGWHLTVEPSVLPVVVERWETMIRTGDPFEMEYPIRAADGSYRWFLTRVNPVRDRHGRVLRWFGTNTDVDQVKRAEQALRDESHVLELLNSTGSALASTRDLRSLLQSAAEAATGVAGARHGAFLYHGREAGADGNDGNDGKMFTLFTVSGASPAEFEPFGEGGANGLFGPLPASGGAVLVRSSDVLHDPRFQGALPLAAPTGHPPVRSYLAVPVAAPSGEVLGTMFFGHPEPGVFTDRTERIVRGIAAQAAVAIDNARLYEAAQRAAEERKVLLESERNARQDAERNSQMKDEFLSTLSHELRTPLSAILGWAQVLRRGGRDQNDFQKGLQTIERNARAQAQLIEDLLDMSRITSGKVMLDMQITAPATFVDAAIETVRPAADAKDIRIEKHYAEDPGVVAGDPARLQQVVWNLLSNAIKFTPRGGQVTIEVGRNDANVTVTVRDNGVGIKPEFITHVFERFRQADASMTRRHGGLGLGLAIVKHLIEQHGGTVRAESAGEGQGASFTIELPLAKQQPSTAAARARAAMIRSAAPSPAEPVVRDLSGINVLVVDDDRDNRELIKRILGDCGATVRIAASARDAMEQLRQAVPTLLITDLGMPDVDGFELLDWVRRLERSEGGQVPAIALTAFARSEDRLRALEAGFSAHISKPVEPSELIATVASIVAPAAPLVQRAGTPGLGRNGSL; encoded by the coding sequence GTGAGCGAGGAATACGGCCAGCCCCGTCCCGCTGCCGGCGTGTCCGGCGCCGACGCCGCGTCCGAACTGAACGCGGCGCGCGCGGCGCTGGCCCAGGCCACCGCGCGCATGGAAAACATGCTGGAGAGCCTGAGCGACGGCTTTTGCGCGCTCGACCATGCATGGCGCATCACTTACATCAATGGCCGCGCGCTCGAGATGCTGGCGCCGCTGCACAAGACCCGCGCCGACCTGATCGGATGCGATCTGTGGCAAGCCGTCCCGCAGCTGCGCGGCACGCCGATGGAAGCCAGCTTCCGGCGCGCGATGGACAGCGGCGACGCGGCCCAGCAGGAATTCTTCTATGCGGCGCTGGAGCGCTGGTTCGAGGCGCGCGTGCACCCCACGCCGGACGGCCTGACGCTGTATGTGCAGGACATCAGCCGCAGCAAGGCCGACCAGCAGGCGCTGGTGCAGGGCAACGACCGCCTGCAGGTGGCGCTGGCCGCCGGACGCCTGGGCGACTGGCGCTGGGACGCGGCCAGCGACAGCGTGGTGCTGGGCCGGCGCGCGGCCGAGATGTTCGGCCTGGCGGCCGAGACGCCGCTGCCCTGGGCCGATCTGCGCGCCCGGCTCGATCCGGCCGAACGCGAAAGCGTGCGCCGCGCCGTGCTGCAAGCCTTCGCCGACCAGAGCGACCTCGAACTCGAATGCCGCATTCCGAACGACGGCCGCGACGCGCGCTGGATCGCGCTGGTCGGCCGCGCCGACTATGCCGACCAGGCGCGCCGCGACGCCGTGCTGGGCATGACCGGCGTGGCCCAGGACATCAGCCCGCGCAAGAGCGCCGAGGACACGCTGCGCCAGAGCGAGGAAGTGCTGCGCGCGCTGGCCAACACGATCCCGCAGCTGGCCTGGATGGCGCAGGCCGACGGCGCCATCGTCTGGTTCAACGAACGCTGGTTCGAGTACACCGGCACCACGCCCGACCAGGTGGTCGGCGCCGGCTGGCACCTGACCGTCGAGCCGAGCGTGCTGCCGGTGGTGGTCGAGCGCTGGGAGACCATGATCCGCACCGGCGATCCGTTCGAGATGGAATACCCGATCCGCGCCGCCGACGGCAGCTACCGCTGGTTCCTGACACGCGTCAATCCGGTGCGCGACCGCCACGGCCGCGTGCTGCGCTGGTTCGGCACCAACACCGACGTCGACCAGGTCAAGCGCGCCGAGCAGGCGCTGCGCGACGAGTCGCACGTGCTCGAGCTGCTCAACAGCACCGGCAGCGCGCTGGCCTCGACGCGCGACCTGCGCTCGCTGCTGCAGTCGGCCGCCGAAGCGGCCACCGGCGTCGCCGGCGCGCGCCACGGCGCCTTCCTGTACCACGGACGCGAGGCCGGCGCCGACGGCAATGACGGCAACGACGGCAAGATGTTCACGCTGTTCACGGTGTCCGGCGCCAGCCCGGCCGAATTCGAACCGTTCGGCGAAGGCGGCGCGAACGGCCTGTTCGGCCCGTTGCCCGCGAGCGGCGGCGCGGTCCTGGTCCGCTCGAGCGACGTGCTGCACGATCCGCGCTTCCAGGGCGCCCTGCCGCTGGCCGCGCCGACCGGCCATCCGCCGGTGCGCAGCTACCTGGCGGTGCCGGTGGCGGCGCCCTCGGGCGAAGTGCTGGGCACGATGTTCTTCGGCCATCCGGAACCGGGCGTCTTCACGGATCGCACCGAGCGCATCGTGCGCGGCATCGCCGCCCAGGCCGCGGTCGCGATCGACAACGCGCGCCTGTACGAAGCCGCCCAGCGCGCCGCAGAAGAGCGCAAGGTGCTGCTCGAGAGCGAGCGCAATGCGCGCCAGGACGCCGAACGCAACAGCCAGATGAAGGACGAGTTCCTGTCGACGCTGTCGCACGAGTTGCGCACGCCGCTGTCGGCGATCCTGGGCTGGGCCCAGGTGCTGCGGCGCGGCGGACGCGACCAGAACGACTTCCAGAAAGGCCTGCAGACGATCGAGCGCAATGCGCGCGCGCAGGCCCAGCTGATCGAAGACTTGCTCGACATGAGCCGGATCACCTCGGGCAAGGTCATGCTCGACATGCAGATCACGGCCCCGGCCACCTTCGTGGACGCCGCCATCGAGACCGTGCGTCCCGCGGCCGACGCCAAGGACATCCGCATCGAGAAGCATTACGCCGAGGATCCCGGCGTGGTGGCCGGCGACCCGGCACGCCTGCAGCAGGTGGTCTGGAACCTGCTGTCGAACGCGATCAAGTTCACCCCGCGCGGCGGCCAGGTCACGATCGAGGTCGGCCGCAACGACGCCAACGTGACCGTCACGGTGCGCGACAACGGCGTGGGCATCAAGCCGGAATTCATCACCCACGTGTTCGAGCGCTTCCGCCAGGCCGACGCCTCGATGACCCGCCGCCACGGCGGCCTCGGCCTGGGCCTGGCGATCGTCAAGCACCTGATCGAGCAGCATGGCGGCACCGTGCGCGCCGAAAGCGCCGGCGAAGGCCAGGGCGCGAGCTTCACGATCGAGTTGCCGCTGGCCAAGCAGCAGCCGAGCACGGCCGCCGCCCGTGCGCGCGCCGCGATGATCCGCAGCGCCGCGCCCAGCCCGGCGGAACCGGTGGTGCGCGACCTGTCCGGCATCAACGTGCTGGTGGTCGACGACGACCGCGACAACCGCGAGCTGATCAAGCGCATCCTGGGGGATTGCGGCGCGACGGTGCGCATCGCCGCCAGCGCGCGCGACGCCATGGAGCAGTTGCGCCAGGCCGTGCCCACGCTCTTGATCACCGACCTCGGCATGCCCGACGTCGACGGCTTCGAGCTGCTCGACTGGGTGCGCCGGCTGGAGCGCAGCGAGGGTGGCCAGGTGCCGGCGATCGCCTTGACCGCATTCGCGCGCTCGGAAGACCGGCTGCGTGCGCTCGAGGCCGGGTTCTCGGCGCACATCTCGAAACCGGTCGAACCAAGCGAATTGATCGCCACCGTGGCGTCGATCGTGGCGCCGGCGGCGCCGCTGGTGCAGCGCGCCGGCACGCCTGGACTGGGCCGCAATGGCAGCTTGTAG
- a CDS encoding N-acetyltransferase, whose translation MIGMWVEPQARGAGIAERLVEAVKARARQQGRDRIFLDVSPDNGRAAGFYLKQGFVFIDEWEPLASHPHLRVQTMVWTPDGRMSA comes from the coding sequence CTGATCGGCATGTGGGTCGAACCGCAGGCGCGCGGCGCCGGCATCGCCGAGCGGCTGGTCGAGGCCGTCAAAGCCCGCGCCCGGCAACAAGGCCGGGATCGCATTTTCCTCGACGTCTCCCCCGACAACGGCAGGGCCGCCGGCTTCTATCTGAAGCAGGGCTTCGTCTTCATCGACGAATGGGAACCCTTGGCGAGCCATCCGCATCTCCGCGTCCAGACCATGGTGTGGACGCCGGACGGCCGCATGTCCGCTTGA
- a CDS encoding YfiR family protein, which produces MQRQLNPAAPRRLRCRMAGFAIAFAASVWLQGGAASPASAQNMASSTSLERRVKAAFLYKFLGYAEFPQGAFADAGAPLVIGVLDADDLAAELARVVAGRTVGNRAVVVRVLREGEGAVPVHMLFVGGFEGARVARLLRQSGGMLVVTECDGGLPPGSAINFRIVDERVRFDVALDAAERNGIKLSSRLLTVANRVQKGAQ; this is translated from the coding sequence ATGCAGCGTCAATTGAATCCCGCTGCGCCGCGGCGCCTGCGCTGTCGCATGGCCGGCTTCGCGATCGCCTTCGCCGCCTCGGTGTGGCTGCAGGGCGGGGCGGCGAGCCCGGCCTCGGCGCAGAACATGGCGTCCAGCACCTCGCTCGAGCGCCGCGTGAAGGCCGCCTTCCTGTATAAATTCCTGGGCTACGCCGAGTTCCCGCAGGGCGCGTTCGCGGACGCCGGCGCACCCCTGGTGATCGGCGTGCTCGATGCCGACGACCTGGCGGCCGAACTGGCGCGCGTGGTGGCCGGACGCACGGTGGGCAACCGCGCGGTCGTGGTGCGCGTGCTGCGCGAAGGCGAGGGCGCGGTGCCGGTGCACATGCTGTTCGTCGGCGGCTTCGAAGGCGCGCGCGTGGCGCGCCTGCTGCGCCAGAGCGGGGGCATGCTGGTGGTCACCGAGTGCGACGGCGGCCTGCCGCCGGGCAGCGCGATCAATTTCCGCATCGTGGACGAGCGAGTACGGTTCGACGTCGCCCTCGATGCGGCCGAACGTAATGGCATCAAGCTGAGTTCGCGGCTCCTGACGGTCGCGAACCGTGTGCAGAAAGGGGCGCAATGA
- a CDS encoding N-acetylmuramidase domain-containing protein, giving the protein MNAFCYFLKATKIGNTSLADVLRDKNWARFAYVYNGSRYRANAYDDKLRHAYQEYKAKAAA; this is encoded by the coding sequence TTGAACGCGTTTTGCTACTTTCTTAAAGCCACCAAAATAGGCAACACCTCATTGGCTGATGTGCTGCGCGACAAAAACTGGGCGCGCTTCGCTTACGTTTACAACGGATCGCGCTACCGGGCGAATGCCTACGACGATAAGCTGCGGCACGCGTATCAGGAATACAAAGCGAAAGCTGCGGCATGA
- a CDS encoding response regulator has protein sequence MSSSAYDWSTSRLGDPGAWPHALRLTADLLFNTPLPMLLVWGSEMTVLFNESYAALAGPAYGKLPGGNVPPVMPPPLAAAGEALQRAWQGESAIAAGRDLHFAGAGADAYDLYLTPVRASDGRVAGVMCALAAAQPTLADTQDAGGPLHILVVENNLDSQYLVCEMLRAFGHEADGVGHPDDALARLAANRYDVLFTDVSLPGMSGVDLARRAVADAPTMQVIFASGYGDTLLRHVEFPYLSLQKPYELDQLQQALDAAARQLAVRA, from the coding sequence ATGTCTTCCAGCGCCTACGACTGGTCCACTTCCCGGCTGGGCGATCCCGGCGCATGGCCGCATGCACTGCGCCTCACGGCCGACCTGCTGTTCAACACACCGCTGCCGATGCTGCTGGTGTGGGGCAGCGAGATGACGGTGCTGTTCAACGAAAGCTATGCCGCGCTGGCCGGCCCGGCCTACGGCAAGCTGCCGGGCGGGAATGTGCCGCCGGTCATGCCTCCGCCGCTGGCGGCTGCCGGCGAAGCCCTGCAGCGCGCCTGGCAGGGCGAATCGGCCATCGCCGCTGGGCGCGACCTGCACTTCGCCGGCGCCGGCGCCGATGCCTACGACCTGTATTTGACGCCGGTGCGCGCGTCCGATGGCCGCGTGGCCGGCGTGATGTGCGCGCTGGCCGCGGCCCAGCCCACGCTGGCCGACACCCAGGACGCCGGCGGCCCGCTGCACATCCTGGTGGTCGAGAACAATCTCGATTCGCAATACCTGGTGTGCGAGATGCTGCGCGCCTTCGGCCACGAGGCGGACGGCGTCGGCCATCCGGACGATGCGCTGGCGCGCCTGGCCGCCAACCGCTACGACGTGCTGTTCACCGACGTCAGCCTGCCCGGCATGTCCGGCGTCGACCTGGCGCGGCGCGCGGTGGCCGATGCGCCGACGATGCAAGTGATCTTTGCTTCCGGCTATGGCGACACCCTGCTGCGCCATGTCGAGTTTCCTTACCTCTCGCTGCAAAAACCCTACGAGCTCGACCAGCTCCAGCAAGCGCTGGACGCGGCTGCGCGGCAGCTGGCAGTGCGCGCCTGA
- a CDS encoding M15 family peptidase, with product MSLIHEQAAFLKDIRKLLDFADAKNYVVTAGELGRSAETQSMYLRSHRSETMDDMHLRQCAIDLYFFLDESDHLQLVTSVDRLEEIGKAWEDLDPRNRWGGHREGAATETPRFERDLGPGR from the coding sequence ATGAGCTTAATTCACGAGCAAGCGGCATTCCTGAAGGACATCCGGAAGCTTCTCGACTTCGCCGATGCTAAAAACTATGTCGTGACCGCCGGCGAGTTGGGGCGTTCGGCCGAAACCCAATCGATGTACTTGCGCAGCCACCGTAGCGAAACAATGGACGATATGCACCTGCGTCAATGTGCTATCGACCTCTATTTCTTCCTCGACGAGTCGGACCATCTGCAATTGGTGACTTCAGTTGATCGTCTTGAAGAGATCGGTAAAGCCTGGGAAGACCTGGATCCTCGTAATCGATGGGGTGGCCATCGCGAAGGGGCCGCAACCGAAACGCCTCGTTTCGAGCGTGATCTCGGCCCTGGCCGCTGA
- a CDS encoding ATP-binding protein: MMGLRDSGTVRDKLILMAVSTTLAALVAAALAMLLVDLRAFQRYWTDDLMTQADIMARVTAPALAFNDNESARQNLAVLRVRPQILAAAIYTSAGTRFASYAAVKDARFPEHPEASGYRIEGGEVAVFRNIVENGELVGTVYLRSRYGLFERLLGYGAILLAVMLGALAVAYFVAARLQAGITRPIEAVTSVARQVMQRRDFSLRVPGKESGEIGLLVDAFNDMLAEIGRRSHALQEANSTLEHEMEVRQRAEELLRLADRRKDEFLATLAHELRNPLAPIRTGLDILRLRSGDAAATQRATDIMERQLRQMVRLVDDLLDVSRINTGKFTIKSGRVELKAVVNDALEVVRPTIELHGHELEIDLPDRPVFLNGDATRLAQILSNLLNNAAKYTNRGGRVSLKATVEDRTLVLVVLDTGIGIAPDMLDTVFEMFVQVDSTLERSTAGLGVGLSLARKLVELHGGVIEAHSAGLGHGSQFVVRLPIVVEPEMPAKPTPAAFISAETYRILLADDNVDFVNSIGALLTAMGHSVVITHNGRDALAAARRFCPDYAFLDIGLPQMSGYDLARGIRDIPCGALTIMIAVTGWGQEKDRQLAFEAGFDHHMVKPVRFEQIEEILNNRSLIKKLRT, encoded by the coding sequence ATGATGGGCTTGCGCGACAGCGGCACGGTCCGCGACAAACTGATTCTGATGGCGGTGTCGACCACCCTGGCGGCGCTGGTGGCGGCCGCGCTGGCGATGCTGCTGGTCGACCTGCGCGCCTTCCAGCGCTACTGGACCGACGACCTGATGACCCAGGCCGACATCATGGCGCGCGTGACCGCCCCGGCGCTGGCCTTCAACGACAACGAGAGCGCGCGCCAGAACCTGGCGGTGCTGCGCGTGCGCCCGCAGATCCTGGCGGCGGCGATCTACACCAGCGCCGGCACCCGTTTCGCCTCGTATGCGGCGGTCAAGGATGCGCGCTTCCCCGAGCATCCCGAGGCGTCGGGCTACCGCATCGAAGGCGGCGAGGTGGCGGTGTTCCGCAATATCGTCGAGAACGGCGAGCTGGTCGGCACGGTCTACCTGCGCTCGCGCTACGGCCTGTTCGAGCGCCTGCTCGGCTATGGCGCGATTCTGCTGGCGGTGATGCTGGGCGCGCTGGCGGTGGCGTATTTCGTGGCCGCGCGCCTGCAGGCCGGGATCACCCGGCCGATCGAAGCGGTGACCAGTGTCGCGCGCCAGGTGATGCAGCGGCGCGACTTCAGCCTGCGCGTGCCCGGCAAGGAAAGCGGCGAGATCGGCTTGCTGGTCGACGCCTTCAACGACATGCTGGCCGAGATCGGCCGCCGTTCGCACGCGCTGCAGGAAGCCAACAGCACGCTCGAGCACGAGATGGAAGTGCGCCAGCGCGCCGAGGAACTGCTGCGCCTGGCCGACCGCCGCAAGGACGAGTTCCTGGCCACGCTGGCGCACGAGCTGCGCAATCCGCTGGCGCCGATCCGCACCGGCCTGGACATCCTGCGCCTGCGCAGCGGCGACGCCGCCGCCACCCAGCGCGCGACCGACATCATGGAACGCCAGCTGCGCCAGATGGTGCGCCTGGTCGACGATTTGCTGGACGTCTCGCGCATCAACACCGGCAAGTTCACGATCAAGAGCGGCCGCGTCGAGCTCAAGGCGGTGGTCAACGACGCCTTGGAAGTGGTGCGTCCGACCATCGAGCTGCACGGCCACGAGCTGGAGATCGACTTGCCGGACCGCCCGGTGTTCCTCAACGGCGACGCCACGCGCCTGGCGCAGATACTGTCCAACCTGCTCAACAACGCCGCCAAGTACACCAACCGCGGCGGGCGCGTCAGCCTGAAGGCGACGGTCGAGGACCGCACGCTGGTGCTGGTCGTGCTCGATACCGGCATCGGCATCGCGCCCGACATGCTCGATACGGTGTTCGAGATGTTCGTGCAGGTCGATTCGACGCTCGAGCGCTCGACCGCCGGCCTGGGCGTCGGCCTGTCGCTGGCGCGCAAGCTGGTCGAACTGCACGGCGGCGTGATCGAAGCGCACAGCGCCGGCCTGGGCCACGGCAGCCAGTTCGTGGTGCGCCTGCCGATCGTGGTCGAGCCGGAGATGCCGGCCAAGCCGACCCCGGCCGCCTTCATCAGCGCCGAGACCTACCGCATCCTGCTGGCCGACGACAACGTCGACTTCGTCAACAGCATCGGCGCGTTGCTCACGGCGATGGGGCACAGCGTGGTCATCACCCACAACGGCCGCGATGCGCTGGCCGCGGCGCGGCGCTTCTGCCCGGACTACGCCTTCCTCGACATCGGCCTGCCGCAGATGTCCGGCTACGACCTGGCGCGCGGCATCCGCGACATCCCGTGCGGCGCGCTGACGATCATGATCGCGGTGACCGGCTGGGGCCAGGAAAAGGACCGCCAGCTGGCCTTCGAGGCCGGGTTCGACCACCACATGGTCAAGCCGGTGCGTTTCGAGCAGATCGAGGAAATCCTCAACAACCGCAGCCTGATCAAGAAGCTGCGTACCTGA